One Epinephelus lanceolatus isolate andai-2023 chromosome 17, ASM4190304v1, whole genome shotgun sequence genomic window carries:
- the mrpl2 gene encoding large ribosomal subunit protein uL2m produces the protein MMAVSCLTRALRSLTLSQPALLSSQTVVQAKLGAQVPSAVGQWRGFLTTASLEQNKRYWKQREKYTIRAIGMRKTGGRDHTGKIRTHGIGGGHKQKYRWVDFQRLRYEENKESQPFDEKVVEVRYDPCRSADIALVAGGNRKRWIIATENMQTGDVIKTSAVIGRMAVSANEGDAYPLGALPVGTLVNNLETQPGKGAQYIRAAGTSGILLRKVNGTAIVQLPSKQQVQVLETCMVTVGRVSNIDHNKRIIGKAGRNRWLGRRPSSGLWQRKGGWAGRKIKPLPPMKVYVNLPSVSS, from the exons ATGATGGCGGTGTCGTGTCTAACTCGAGCCCTACGCTCCCTGACTCTTTCCCAGCCTGCCCTGCTCTCCTCTCAG ACGGTTGTTCAGGCCAAGCTGGGAGCTCAGGTGCCCAGTGCAGTGGGACAGTGGAGAGGCTTCCTCACCACAGCCTCTCTGGAGCAGAACAAGAGATACtggaagcagagggagaagTACACCATCAGGGCTATAGGGATGAGGAAGACAGGAGGCAGAGATCACACAG GAAAGATACGGACACACGGTATTGGTGGCGGCCACAAACAGAAATACCGGTGGGTAGACTTTCAGCGGCTGCGCTACGAAGAAAACAAAGAGTCCCAGCCATTTGATGAGAAGGTGGTTGAAGTGCGGTACGACCCATGCAG GTCTGCTGACATCGCTCTGGTAGCTGGAGGCAACCGGAAAAGATGGATCATTGCTACAGAGAACATGCAGACCGGAGACGtcattaaaacatctgcagttATTGGACGCATGGCAG TCTCAGCCAATGAGGGTGACGCCTACCCGCTGGGAGCACTTCCTGTGGGGACACTGGTGAACAACCTGGAGACACAACCAGGGAAGGGAGCCCAGTACATTCGTGCTGCAG gcACAAGTGGCATTTTGCTCCGTAAAGTCAACGGAACAGCAATTGTCCAGCTTCCATCGAAGCAGCAGGTTCAG GTATTGGAGACCTGCATGGTAACAGTTGGACGCGTGTCCAACATCGACCACAATAAACGCATCATTGGCAAAGCTGGTCGCAACCGCTGGCTTGGCAGGCGCCCTTCGAGCGGCTTGTGGCAGAGAAAGGGAGGCTGGGCAGGACGCAAGATCAAACCGCTGCCTCCAATGAAGGTGTACGTCAACCTGCCCTCAGTCTCGTCTTGA
- the klc1b gene encoding kinesin light chain 1b isoform X3 — translation MSTMVYPREEKLEKLSQEEIISNTKLVIQGLEALKNEHNSILHSLLETIKCLKKDEEANLVHEKSNLLRKSVEMIELGLGEAQVMMALSNHLNAVESEKQKLRAQVRRLCQENQWLRDELANTQQKLQKSEQSVAQLEEEKKHLEFMNQLKKYDEDVSPTQEEKDRETPKDSLDDLFPNDEEEHGQGMQHQHNSAAVAAAQQGGYEIPARLRTLHNLVIQYASQGRYEVAVPLCKQALEDLEKTSGHDHPDVATMLNILALVYRDQNKYKEAAHLLNDALSIREKTLGKDHPAVAATLNNLAVLYGKRGKYKEAEPLCKRALEIREKVLGKDHPDVAKQLNNLALLCQNQGKYEEVEYYYCRALEIYESRLGPDDPNVAKTKNNLASCFLKQGKYKEAEILYKEILTRAHEKEFGSVDAENKPIWMHAEEREEMSKGKHRDNTPYGEYGGWYKACKVNSPTVNTTLRNLGALYRRQGKLEAAETLEECAVRSRKQGIDPIHQTRVVEILKDTDGDRRRSRDSLSSVKYESGSETGEEVSMGVEWNGA, via the exons ATGTCCACCATGGTGTATCCGCGGGAAGAGAAGCTCGAGAAGCTCTCTCAAGAGGAGATCATCTCTAACACAAAGCTGGTGATCCAGGGTCTGGAGGCCCTGAAGAATGAGCACAACTCCATCCTCCACAGCCTCCTGGAGACCATCAAGTGCCTAAAGAAGGATGAGGAGGCAAACCTGGTGCACGAGAAGTCCAATCTGCTCCGCAAGTCAGTGGAGATGATTGAACTGGGCCTGGGAGAAGCACAG GTCATGATGGCCCTGTCCAACCACCTGAACGCAGTGGAGTCAGAGAAGCAGAAGCTGCGTGCCCAGGTGAGGAGGCTCTGCCAGGAAAACCAGTGGCTGCGGGACGAGCTGGCCAACACCCAGCAGAAGCTGCAGAAGAGTGAGCAGAGCGTGgcccagctggaggaggagaagaagcacCTGGAGTTCATGAATCAGCTCAAGAAATATGATGAAGACGTCTCACCCACT caggaggagaaggaCCGAGAAACACCGAAGGACTCCCTGGACGACCTTTTCCCCAATGATGAGGAAGAGCATGGCCAAGGAA TGCAGCACCAACACAACAGTGCAGCGGTGGCTGCGGCCCAGCAGGGAGGCTATGAGATCCCAGCCCGCCTGAGGACCCTGCACAACCTGGTGATCCAGTATGCCTCCCAGGGCAGGTACGAGGTGGCCGTCCCCCTCTGCAAGCAGGCTTTGGAGGATTTGGAGAAGACTTCTGGACACGACCACCCCGACGTGGCCACCATGCTCAACATCCTGGCTTTGGTCTATAG GGATCAGAACAAATACAAAGAGGCCGCCCATCTGCTCAATGATGCTCTGTCCATCCGTGAGAAAACCCTGGGCAAAGACCATCCCGCT GTTGCTGCAACGCTGAACAATCTGGCTGTGCTGTATGGAAAGAGGGGAAAGTACAAGGAGGCCGAGCCTCTGTGTAAGAGAGCACTGGAGATCAGAGAAAAG GTCCTGGGGAAGGACCACCCAGACGTGGCCAAACAGCTGAACAACCTGGCTCTGCTTTGCCAGAACCAGGGCAAGTATGAGGAGGTGGAGTACTACTACTGCCGCGCCCTGGAGATCTATGAGAGCAGGCTCGGCCCAGATGATCCCAATGTGGCCAAAACCAAGAACAACCTG GCGTCCTGCTTTCTTAAACAGGGGAAATACAAGGAGGCTGAGATTCTGTACAAAGAGATTCTGACTCGTGCTCATGAGAAAGAGTTTGGATCTGTTGATG ctgaaaacaagCCCATCTGGATGCAtgcagaggaaagagaggagatgAGCAAG GGCAAGCACAGAGACAACACTCCATACGGGGAGTACGGAGGCTGGTACAAGGCCTGCAAAGTCAACAG CCCTACAGTGAACACCACCCTGAGGAACCTGGGGGCCCTGTACCGCCGACAGGGCAAGCTAGAGGCTGCCGAGACCCTGGAAGAGTGCGCCGTGAGGTCTCGCAAGCAG GGCATTGACCCCATCCACCAGACACGTGTGGTGGAGATCCTGAAGGATACAGACGGTGACAGGCGGAGGAGCAGGGACAGCCTGAGCAGCGTTAAGTATGAGAGCGGCTCTGAGACCGGCGAGGAAGTGAGTATGGGCGTGGAGTGGAATGGG GCCTAA
- the klc1b gene encoding kinesin light chain 1b isoform X1 has translation MSTMVYPREEKLEKLSQEEIISNTKLVIQGLEALKNEHNSILHSLLETIKCLKKDEEANLVHEKSNLLRKSVEMIELGLGEAQVMMALSNHLNAVESEKQKLRAQVRRLCQENQWLRDELANTQQKLQKSEQSVAQLEEEKKHLEFMNQLKKYDEDVSPTQEEKDRETPKDSLDDLFPNDEEEHGQGMQHQHNSAAVAAAQQGGYEIPARLRTLHNLVIQYASQGRYEVAVPLCKQALEDLEKTSGHDHPDVATMLNILALVYRDQNKYKEAAHLLNDALSIREKTLGKDHPAVAATLNNLAVLYGKRGKYKEAEPLCKRALEIREKVLGKDHPDVAKQLNNLALLCQNQGKYEEVEYYYCRALEIYESRLGPDDPNVAKTKNNLASCFLKQGKYKEAEILYKEILTRAHEKEFGSVDAENKPIWMHAEEREEMSKGKHRDNTPYGEYGGWYKACKVNSPTVNTTLRNLGALYRRQGKLEAAETLEECAVRSRKQGIDPIHQTRVVEILKDTDGDRRRSRDSLSSVKYESGSETGEEVSMGVEWNGDGSGALQRSGSLGKLRDVLRRSSELLVKKLQGNGPPEPRNTNMKRAASLNYLNKTSDDSFQTRGGSNFRESRGLSSSTVDLYTGN, from the exons ATGTCCACCATGGTGTATCCGCGGGAAGAGAAGCTCGAGAAGCTCTCTCAAGAGGAGATCATCTCTAACACAAAGCTGGTGATCCAGGGTCTGGAGGCCCTGAAGAATGAGCACAACTCCATCCTCCACAGCCTCCTGGAGACCATCAAGTGCCTAAAGAAGGATGAGGAGGCAAACCTGGTGCACGAGAAGTCCAATCTGCTCCGCAAGTCAGTGGAGATGATTGAACTGGGCCTGGGAGAAGCACAG GTCATGATGGCCCTGTCCAACCACCTGAACGCAGTGGAGTCAGAGAAGCAGAAGCTGCGTGCCCAGGTGAGGAGGCTCTGCCAGGAAAACCAGTGGCTGCGGGACGAGCTGGCCAACACCCAGCAGAAGCTGCAGAAGAGTGAGCAGAGCGTGgcccagctggaggaggagaagaagcacCTGGAGTTCATGAATCAGCTCAAGAAATATGATGAAGACGTCTCACCCACT caggaggagaaggaCCGAGAAACACCGAAGGACTCCCTGGACGACCTTTTCCCCAATGATGAGGAAGAGCATGGCCAAGGAA TGCAGCACCAACACAACAGTGCAGCGGTGGCTGCGGCCCAGCAGGGAGGCTATGAGATCCCAGCCCGCCTGAGGACCCTGCACAACCTGGTGATCCAGTATGCCTCCCAGGGCAGGTACGAGGTGGCCGTCCCCCTCTGCAAGCAGGCTTTGGAGGATTTGGAGAAGACTTCTGGACACGACCACCCCGACGTGGCCACCATGCTCAACATCCTGGCTTTGGTCTATAG GGATCAGAACAAATACAAAGAGGCCGCCCATCTGCTCAATGATGCTCTGTCCATCCGTGAGAAAACCCTGGGCAAAGACCATCCCGCT GTTGCTGCAACGCTGAACAATCTGGCTGTGCTGTATGGAAAGAGGGGAAAGTACAAGGAGGCCGAGCCTCTGTGTAAGAGAGCACTGGAGATCAGAGAAAAG GTCCTGGGGAAGGACCACCCAGACGTGGCCAAACAGCTGAACAACCTGGCTCTGCTTTGCCAGAACCAGGGCAAGTATGAGGAGGTGGAGTACTACTACTGCCGCGCCCTGGAGATCTATGAGAGCAGGCTCGGCCCAGATGATCCCAATGTGGCCAAAACCAAGAACAACCTG GCGTCCTGCTTTCTTAAACAGGGGAAATACAAGGAGGCTGAGATTCTGTACAAAGAGATTCTGACTCGTGCTCATGAGAAAGAGTTTGGATCTGTTGATG ctgaaaacaagCCCATCTGGATGCAtgcagaggaaagagaggagatgAGCAAG GGCAAGCACAGAGACAACACTCCATACGGGGAGTACGGAGGCTGGTACAAGGCCTGCAAAGTCAACAG CCCTACAGTGAACACCACCCTGAGGAACCTGGGGGCCCTGTACCGCCGACAGGGCAAGCTAGAGGCTGCCGAGACCCTGGAAGAGTGCGCCGTGAGGTCTCGCAAGCAG GGCATTGACCCCATCCACCAGACACGTGTGGTGGAGATCCTGAAGGATACAGACGGTGACAGGCGGAGGAGCAGGGACAGCCTGAGCAGCGTTAAGTATGAGAGCGGCTCTGAGACCGGCGAGGAAGTGAGTATGGGCGTGGAGTGGAATGGG gacGGCAGCGGAGCCCTTCAGCGCAGCGGCTCTCTGGGGAAGCTCAGGGACGTTCTACGTCGCAGCAGCGAGCTGCTGGTGAAGAAACTGCAGGGCAACGGCCCACCTGAACCTCGCAACACCAA CATGAAGCGAGCTGCTTCCTTGAATTACCTGAACAAAACCAGCGATGACTCGTTTCAG ACTCGGGGAGGCAGTAACTTCAGGGAGAGCCGGGGCCTGAGCTCCAGCACTGTGGATCTCTACACTGGAAACTGA
- the klc1b gene encoding kinesin light chain 1b isoform X4, producing the protein MSTMVYPREEKLEKLSQEEIISNTKLVIQGLEALKNEHNSILHSLLETIKCLKKDEEANLVHEKSNLLRKSVEMIELGLGEAQVMMALSNHLNAVESEKQKLRAQVRRLCQENQWLRDELANTQQKLQKSEQSVAQLEEEKKHLEFMNQLKKYDEDVSPTQEEKDRETPKDSLDDLFPNDEEEHGQGMQHQHNSAAVAAAQQGGYEIPARLRTLHNLVIQYASQGRYEVAVPLCKQALEDLEKTSGHDHPDVATMLNILALVYRDQNKYKEAAHLLNDALSIREKTLGKDHPAVAATLNNLAVLYGKRGKYKEAEPLCKRALEIREKVLGKDHPDVAKQLNNLALLCQNQGKYEEVEYYYCRALEIYESRLGPDDPNVAKTKNNLASCFLKQGKYKEAEILYKEILTRAHEKEFGSVDAENKPIWMHAEEREEMSKGKHRDNTPYGEYGGWYKACKVNSPTVNTTLRNLGALYRRQGKLEAAETLEECAVRSRKQGIDPIHQTRVVEILKDTDGDRRRSRDSLSSVKYESGSETGEEA; encoded by the exons ATGTCCACCATGGTGTATCCGCGGGAAGAGAAGCTCGAGAAGCTCTCTCAAGAGGAGATCATCTCTAACACAAAGCTGGTGATCCAGGGTCTGGAGGCCCTGAAGAATGAGCACAACTCCATCCTCCACAGCCTCCTGGAGACCATCAAGTGCCTAAAGAAGGATGAGGAGGCAAACCTGGTGCACGAGAAGTCCAATCTGCTCCGCAAGTCAGTGGAGATGATTGAACTGGGCCTGGGAGAAGCACAG GTCATGATGGCCCTGTCCAACCACCTGAACGCAGTGGAGTCAGAGAAGCAGAAGCTGCGTGCCCAGGTGAGGAGGCTCTGCCAGGAAAACCAGTGGCTGCGGGACGAGCTGGCCAACACCCAGCAGAAGCTGCAGAAGAGTGAGCAGAGCGTGgcccagctggaggaggagaagaagcacCTGGAGTTCATGAATCAGCTCAAGAAATATGATGAAGACGTCTCACCCACT caggaggagaaggaCCGAGAAACACCGAAGGACTCCCTGGACGACCTTTTCCCCAATGATGAGGAAGAGCATGGCCAAGGAA TGCAGCACCAACACAACAGTGCAGCGGTGGCTGCGGCCCAGCAGGGAGGCTATGAGATCCCAGCCCGCCTGAGGACCCTGCACAACCTGGTGATCCAGTATGCCTCCCAGGGCAGGTACGAGGTGGCCGTCCCCCTCTGCAAGCAGGCTTTGGAGGATTTGGAGAAGACTTCTGGACACGACCACCCCGACGTGGCCACCATGCTCAACATCCTGGCTTTGGTCTATAG GGATCAGAACAAATACAAAGAGGCCGCCCATCTGCTCAATGATGCTCTGTCCATCCGTGAGAAAACCCTGGGCAAAGACCATCCCGCT GTTGCTGCAACGCTGAACAATCTGGCTGTGCTGTATGGAAAGAGGGGAAAGTACAAGGAGGCCGAGCCTCTGTGTAAGAGAGCACTGGAGATCAGAGAAAAG GTCCTGGGGAAGGACCACCCAGACGTGGCCAAACAGCTGAACAACCTGGCTCTGCTTTGCCAGAACCAGGGCAAGTATGAGGAGGTGGAGTACTACTACTGCCGCGCCCTGGAGATCTATGAGAGCAGGCTCGGCCCAGATGATCCCAATGTGGCCAAAACCAAGAACAACCTG GCGTCCTGCTTTCTTAAACAGGGGAAATACAAGGAGGCTGAGATTCTGTACAAAGAGATTCTGACTCGTGCTCATGAGAAAGAGTTTGGATCTGTTGATG ctgaaaacaagCCCATCTGGATGCAtgcagaggaaagagaggagatgAGCAAG GGCAAGCACAGAGACAACACTCCATACGGGGAGTACGGAGGCTGGTACAAGGCCTGCAAAGTCAACAG CCCTACAGTGAACACCACCCTGAGGAACCTGGGGGCCCTGTACCGCCGACAGGGCAAGCTAGAGGCTGCCGAGACCCTGGAAGAGTGCGCCGTGAGGTCTCGCAAGCAG GGCATTGACCCCATCCACCAGACACGTGTGGTGGAGATCCTGAAGGATACAGACGGTGACAGGCGGAGGAGCAGGGACAGCCTGAGCAGCGTTAAGTATGAGAGCGGCTCTGAGACCGGCGAGGAA GCCTAA
- the klc1b gene encoding kinesin light chain 1b isoform X2 yields MSTMVYPREEKLEKLSQEEIISNTKLVIQGLEALKNEHNSILHSLLETIKCLKKDEEANLVHEKSNLLRKSVEMIELGLGEAQVMMALSNHLNAVESEKQKLRAQVRRLCQENQWLRDELANTQQKLQKSEQSVAQLEEEKKHLEFMNQLKKYDEDVSPTEEKDRETPKDSLDDLFPNDEEEHGQGMQHQHNSAAVAAAQQGGYEIPARLRTLHNLVIQYASQGRYEVAVPLCKQALEDLEKTSGHDHPDVATMLNILALVYRDQNKYKEAAHLLNDALSIREKTLGKDHPAVAATLNNLAVLYGKRGKYKEAEPLCKRALEIREKVLGKDHPDVAKQLNNLALLCQNQGKYEEVEYYYCRALEIYESRLGPDDPNVAKTKNNLASCFLKQGKYKEAEILYKEILTRAHEKEFGSVDAENKPIWMHAEEREEMSKGKHRDNTPYGEYGGWYKACKVNSPTVNTTLRNLGALYRRQGKLEAAETLEECAVRSRKQGIDPIHQTRVVEILKDTDGDRRRSRDSLSSVKYESGSETGEEVSMGVEWNGDGSGALQRSGSLGKLRDVLRRSSELLVKKLQGNGPPEPRNTNMKRAASLNYLNKTSDDSFQTRGGSNFRESRGLSSSTVDLYTGN; encoded by the exons ATGTCCACCATGGTGTATCCGCGGGAAGAGAAGCTCGAGAAGCTCTCTCAAGAGGAGATCATCTCTAACACAAAGCTGGTGATCCAGGGTCTGGAGGCCCTGAAGAATGAGCACAACTCCATCCTCCACAGCCTCCTGGAGACCATCAAGTGCCTAAAGAAGGATGAGGAGGCAAACCTGGTGCACGAGAAGTCCAATCTGCTCCGCAAGTCAGTGGAGATGATTGAACTGGGCCTGGGAGAAGCACAG GTCATGATGGCCCTGTCCAACCACCTGAACGCAGTGGAGTCAGAGAAGCAGAAGCTGCGTGCCCAGGTGAGGAGGCTCTGCCAGGAAAACCAGTGGCTGCGGGACGAGCTGGCCAACACCCAGCAGAAGCTGCAGAAGAGTGAGCAGAGCGTGgcccagctggaggaggagaagaagcacCTGGAGTTCATGAATCAGCTCAAGAAATATGATGAAGACGTCTCACCCACT gaggagaaggaCCGAGAAACACCGAAGGACTCCCTGGACGACCTTTTCCCCAATGATGAGGAAGAGCATGGCCAAGGAA TGCAGCACCAACACAACAGTGCAGCGGTGGCTGCGGCCCAGCAGGGAGGCTATGAGATCCCAGCCCGCCTGAGGACCCTGCACAACCTGGTGATCCAGTATGCCTCCCAGGGCAGGTACGAGGTGGCCGTCCCCCTCTGCAAGCAGGCTTTGGAGGATTTGGAGAAGACTTCTGGACACGACCACCCCGACGTGGCCACCATGCTCAACATCCTGGCTTTGGTCTATAG GGATCAGAACAAATACAAAGAGGCCGCCCATCTGCTCAATGATGCTCTGTCCATCCGTGAGAAAACCCTGGGCAAAGACCATCCCGCT GTTGCTGCAACGCTGAACAATCTGGCTGTGCTGTATGGAAAGAGGGGAAAGTACAAGGAGGCCGAGCCTCTGTGTAAGAGAGCACTGGAGATCAGAGAAAAG GTCCTGGGGAAGGACCACCCAGACGTGGCCAAACAGCTGAACAACCTGGCTCTGCTTTGCCAGAACCAGGGCAAGTATGAGGAGGTGGAGTACTACTACTGCCGCGCCCTGGAGATCTATGAGAGCAGGCTCGGCCCAGATGATCCCAATGTGGCCAAAACCAAGAACAACCTG GCGTCCTGCTTTCTTAAACAGGGGAAATACAAGGAGGCTGAGATTCTGTACAAAGAGATTCTGACTCGTGCTCATGAGAAAGAGTTTGGATCTGTTGATG ctgaaaacaagCCCATCTGGATGCAtgcagaggaaagagaggagatgAGCAAG GGCAAGCACAGAGACAACACTCCATACGGGGAGTACGGAGGCTGGTACAAGGCCTGCAAAGTCAACAG CCCTACAGTGAACACCACCCTGAGGAACCTGGGGGCCCTGTACCGCCGACAGGGCAAGCTAGAGGCTGCCGAGACCCTGGAAGAGTGCGCCGTGAGGTCTCGCAAGCAG GGCATTGACCCCATCCACCAGACACGTGTGGTGGAGATCCTGAAGGATACAGACGGTGACAGGCGGAGGAGCAGGGACAGCCTGAGCAGCGTTAAGTATGAGAGCGGCTCTGAGACCGGCGAGGAAGTGAGTATGGGCGTGGAGTGGAATGGG gacGGCAGCGGAGCCCTTCAGCGCAGCGGCTCTCTGGGGAAGCTCAGGGACGTTCTACGTCGCAGCAGCGAGCTGCTGGTGAAGAAACTGCAGGGCAACGGCCCACCTGAACCTCGCAACACCAA CATGAAGCGAGCTGCTTCCTTGAATTACCTGAACAAAACCAGCGATGACTCGTTTCAG ACTCGGGGAGGCAGTAACTTCAGGGAGAGCCGGGGCCTGAGCTCCAGCACTGTGGATCTCTACACTGGAAACTGA